Proteins from one Nilaparvata lugens isolate BPH chromosome 10, ASM1435652v1, whole genome shotgun sequence genomic window:
- the LOC120353406 gene encoding zinc finger HIT domain-containing protein 3, with product MNCKICKTEKKVPYKCPKCYIRYCSLPCWKSHKNYDCQRVLPSDSPGKPERQTDTRPQPKFVTESTVPLEKLALLSKSKAVKQILENPNVRNILTEIDQSDNPRLSINKFMQEPIFEEFANACISIVEDDHRNSESDGE from the exons aTGAATTGCAAAATCTGTAAAACAGAGAAAAAGGTTCCTTACAAATGCCCAAAGTGTTATATTCGTTA ttgcTCTTTGCCCTGTTGGAAGAGCCATAAAAATTACGACTGTCAAAGAGTATTGCCATCTGATAGTCCAGGAAAACCAGAAAGACAAACAGACACACGCCCGCAACCAAAATTTGTCACAGAGAGTACTGTCCCATTGGAGAAATTGGCGCTTTTGA GTAAAAGTAAAGCCGTGAAGCAAATCTTGGAGAACCCGAATGTCAGAAATATTTTAACGGAGATCGATCAGTCAGATAATCCACGTCTCTCCATAAACAAATTCATGCAAGAGCCTATATTTGAAGAGTTTGCAAATGCATGTATCAGCATAGTTGAAGACGATCATCGCAATAGTGAAAGTGATggtgaatga
- the LOC120353407 gene encoding gustatory receptor for sugar taste 43a-like, translated as MLNQPVFIFVFVCSGLLSFFILVVQLLVLISPCVETTDEANKTLKIICMINMENIPLAIRERLEAFTLINRRSVEFCACGLFELNPTLITSLAGTVATYLVILIQIKPDEEY; from the exons ATGTTAAATCAACCAGTATTCATATTTGTTTTTGTGTGTAGCGGACTTCTCAGCTTCTTTATTCTGGTGGTTCAATTGCTGGTGCTCATATCACCTTGCGTTGAAACTACTGATGAG gCGAATAAAACGCTGAAGATTATTTGCATGATCAACATGGAGAACATCCCACTTGCTATAAGAGAACGT TTGGAAGCATTCACACTGATTAATCGCAGAAGCGTTGAGTTCTGTGCGTGTGGCCTGTTTGAACTGAACCCAACCCTTATCACTTCG CTGGCAGGTACCGTGGCAACTTATCTGGTGATACTTATTCAAATTAAACCTGATGAAGAGTATTAA